From Halococcus salifodinae DSM 8989, a single genomic window includes:
- a CDS encoding winged helix-turn-helix domain-containing protein, which yields MGRLDDISLEELRELRERAGEGKPRERVLAAIGRKQGDELETLAERHGVVEKTIRNWLDRFVEEPIEPALSDDTSPGRPLKLDIDEREQLFKQLQHPPTELGYEQQAWSSKLLVHHVKDRHGVEYSRGHARKLLSEAGLSWRTARPRHHEADLQQKREFQQTVQKNGPN from the coding sequence ATGGGCCGACTCGACGATATCTCTCTGGAAGAACTTCGAGAGCTTCGTGAACGAGCGGGGGAAGGAAAACCTCGGGAACGAGTGCTTGCGGCGATTGGCCGCAAGCAGGGTGACGAGCTTGAGACGCTGGCCGAACGTCACGGTGTTGTCGAGAAAACCATCCGCAACTGGCTCGATCGGTTCGTCGAAGAACCGATCGAGCCGGCACTGTCCGACGATACCTCTCCAGGTCGTCCACTGAAACTTGACATCGATGAGCGTGAACAGTTGTTCAAGCAGCTTCAGCATCCACCGACTGAACTCGGCTACGAACAACAGGCATGGTCCTCAAAGCTCCTGGTCCACCACGTCAAAGACAGGCACGGTGTTGAATACAGTCGTGGACATGCCCGCAAACTGTTGAGTGAGGCCGGGCTGTCCTGGCGGACAGCACGGCCACGACATCACGAGGCCGATCTACAGCAGAAACGAGAGTTCCAGCAGACAGTTCAAAAAAACGGCCCGAACTGA